A single Clavibacter nebraskensis NCPPB 2581 DNA region contains:
- the ahcY gene encoding adenosylhomocysteinase, producing the protein MTMLPDATSTALPFRVADLSLAESGRHQIRLAENEMPGLMALREEFGASQPLAGARIAGSIHMTVQTAVLIETLTALGAQVRWASCNIFSTQDEAAAAVAVGAGTPDAPAGVPVFAWKGETLEEYWWCTEQIFDWSGEAQAADADWTGPNMILDDGGDASLLVHKGREYELAGVVPETPEDASHEYRVILDTLRRSLAASSDRWTRRAADIQGVTEETTTGVHRLYELARDGELLFPAINVNDSVTKSKFDNKYGIRHSLPDGLNRATDVLIGGKVAFVVGYGDVGKGAAEALRGQGARVIVSEVDPICALQAAMDGYQVAKLSSVIETVDILVTGTGNVDVVRVDDIQRMKHQAIIANVGHFDNEIDMAGLERLPGVEKVEIKPQVHEWRLPTGRSVLVLSEGRLMNLGNATGHPSFVMSNSFTNQVLAQIELWVRNEQYPIGVYVLPKHLDEKVARLHLDALGVELTELRPEQAAYIGVPVEGPYKVDHYRY; encoded by the coding sequence ATGACCATGCTCCCGGACGCCACCAGCACCGCCCTGCCCTTCCGCGTCGCCGACCTCTCCCTCGCGGAGTCCGGCCGCCACCAGATCCGCCTCGCCGAGAACGAGATGCCGGGCCTCATGGCCCTCCGCGAGGAGTTCGGCGCGTCGCAGCCGCTCGCGGGCGCGCGCATCGCCGGATCCATCCACATGACCGTGCAGACGGCCGTGCTCATCGAGACCCTCACGGCCCTCGGCGCGCAGGTGCGGTGGGCGAGCTGCAACATCTTCTCCACGCAGGACGAGGCCGCGGCGGCCGTCGCGGTCGGCGCCGGCACCCCGGACGCGCCCGCGGGCGTCCCCGTCTTCGCCTGGAAGGGCGAGACGCTCGAGGAGTACTGGTGGTGCACCGAGCAGATCTTCGACTGGTCGGGCGAGGCGCAGGCCGCCGACGCCGACTGGACGGGCCCGAACATGATCCTCGACGACGGCGGCGACGCCTCGCTCCTGGTGCACAAGGGCCGCGAATACGAGCTCGCCGGCGTCGTGCCCGAGACGCCGGAGGACGCGAGTCACGAGTACCGCGTCATCCTCGACACGCTCCGCCGCAGCCTCGCCGCGTCCTCCGACCGCTGGACCCGTCGCGCCGCCGACATCCAGGGCGTCACCGAGGAGACCACCACGGGTGTCCACCGCCTGTACGAGCTGGCGCGCGACGGCGAGCTGCTGTTCCCTGCCATCAACGTCAACGACTCGGTCACCAAGAGCAAGTTCGACAACAAGTACGGCATCCGCCACTCCCTGCCCGACGGCCTCAACCGCGCCACCGACGTGCTCATCGGCGGCAAGGTCGCGTTCGTCGTCGGCTACGGCGACGTGGGCAAGGGCGCGGCCGAGGCGCTGCGCGGCCAGGGCGCGCGCGTCATCGTCTCCGAGGTCGACCCGATCTGCGCGCTCCAGGCGGCGATGGACGGCTACCAGGTCGCGAAGCTCTCGTCCGTCATCGAGACGGTCGACATCCTCGTCACGGGCACCGGGAACGTCGACGTCGTGCGCGTGGACGACATCCAGCGCATGAAGCACCAGGCCATCATCGCCAACGTCGGCCACTTCGACAACGAGATCGACATGGCCGGCCTCGAGCGCCTCCCGGGCGTCGAGAAGGTCGAGATCAAGCCGCAGGTGCACGAGTGGCGCCTGCCCACGGGCCGCAGCGTGCTCGTGCTCTCCGAGGGGCGCCTGATGAACCTCGGCAACGCCACCGGGCACCCGTCCTTCGTGATGAGCAACTCGTTCACGAACCAGGTGCTCGCGCAGATCGAGCTGTGGGTGCGCAACGAGCAGTACCCGATCGGCGTGTACGTGCTGCCGAAGCACCTCGACGAGAAGGTCGCGCGCCTCCACCTCGACGCGCTCGGCGTGGAACTCACCGAGCTCCGTCCCGAGCAGGCCGCCTACATCGGCGTCCCGGTCGAGGGGCCGTACAAGGTGGACCACTACCGGTACTGA
- a CDS encoding RDD family protein: MAAADAHDPDRSDGPDALVVGEAVALDVRPAGFVLRAAGAAIDVITSLVVGFLLVLLVGRLAAAGLLDDASSAACAIAAVVLAIVVMPVVVEVASRGRSLGRWAVGARIVRADGGGIGLRHAVARALVGILEVYLTFGGLAALVGLLSPRAQRLGDLVAGTRSQHERVPAYPAPLPPVPPHLVAWASEADVGRLPDALARRLARFLAQRAAMTPASRARLAAGLADEAAVHVSPLPATDPESFVTAVGAVRREREHRALMRERDRMASLEPILAGLPHGFPARRGSTAG; encoded by the coding sequence ATGGCGGCAGCCGACGCGCACGACCCGGATCGCTCGGACGGTCCCGACGCGCTCGTGGTCGGCGAGGCCGTCGCCCTCGACGTCCGACCTGCGGGCTTCGTGCTGCGGGCCGCCGGTGCCGCGATCGACGTGATCACCTCCCTGGTCGTGGGCTTCCTGCTCGTGCTCCTCGTCGGCCGGCTCGCCGCGGCGGGCCTCCTCGACGACGCGTCGAGCGCCGCGTGCGCCATCGCCGCCGTCGTGCTGGCAATCGTCGTCATGCCCGTCGTGGTCGAGGTCGCGTCGCGCGGCCGGTCGCTCGGGCGCTGGGCCGTCGGCGCGCGCATCGTGCGGGCGGACGGCGGCGGCATCGGCCTCCGGCACGCGGTCGCGCGGGCGCTCGTCGGGATCCTCGAGGTCTACCTCACGTTCGGCGGGCTCGCCGCGCTCGTGGGCCTCCTGAGCCCCCGCGCCCAGCGCCTCGGCGACCTCGTTGCCGGCACCCGCTCCCAGCACGAGCGCGTGCCCGCCTACCCCGCTCCCCTGCCGCCCGTGCCGCCGCACCTCGTCGCGTGGGCGTCCGAGGCGGACGTCGGCCGCCTGCCGGACGCGCTCGCCCGCCGCCTCGCGCGCTTCCTCGCGCAGCGCGCGGCCATGACGCCGGCGTCCCGCGCGCGCCTCGCCGCGGGGCTCGCCGACGAGGCCGCGGTGCACGTGTCGCCCCTGCCGGCGACGGATCCCGAGTCCTTCGTCACGGCCGTCGGCGCCGTCCGCCGCGAGCGCGAGCACCGGGCGCTGATGCGGGAGCGCGACCGCATGGCGTCGCTCGAGCCGATCCTCGCGGGGCTGCCGCACGGGTTCCCGGCGCGCCGCGGATCCACGGCCGGCTGA
- a CDS encoding stage II sporulation protein M, whose amino-acid sequence MDLDAYTAAHRDDWDRLARLAGRRRLTGPDADELVDRYQAGAAELSAIQAAAGSTAQGDRLSVALSRARMRFTGQSTNVAARIPVFFAVDLPAALYRIRWMTLSVALVTVAIVALYATWILRDPSTIASLGSDADLRKYVEDDFIDYYSENPAASFTGQVWTNNAWIAAQCVAFGITGLWVPFVILQNAQGLGTTTAVMFSYGEGGTFFSYILPHGLLELTAIFVAAAAGLRISWAWIAPGARTRGQALSEDGRALITVAMGLVLVLLVSGIIEGFVTPQPWPVPLKIAIGAVALGAFLFYMVVVGGRAVRAGATGDLDEFEAGGRRIVAG is encoded by the coding sequence ATGGACCTCGACGCCTACACCGCCGCCCACCGGGACGACTGGGACCGGCTCGCCCGCCTCGCGGGCCGGCGCCGGCTTACCGGACCGGATGCCGACGAGCTCGTCGACCGGTACCAGGCGGGCGCGGCCGAGCTGTCCGCGATCCAGGCGGCGGCCGGATCCACCGCGCAGGGCGACCGGCTCTCCGTCGCGCTCTCGCGGGCGCGCATGCGCTTCACCGGGCAGAGCACGAACGTCGCGGCGCGCATCCCGGTGTTCTTCGCCGTGGACCTGCCCGCGGCCCTGTACCGGATCCGCTGGATGACGCTCTCGGTCGCGCTCGTGACGGTGGCGATCGTCGCGCTCTACGCCACGTGGATCCTCCGCGACCCGTCGACGATCGCGAGCCTCGGCAGCGACGCCGACCTGCGGAAGTACGTCGAGGACGACTTCATCGACTACTACAGCGAGAACCCGGCGGCCTCGTTCACGGGCCAGGTCTGGACGAACAACGCGTGGATCGCCGCGCAGTGCGTGGCGTTCGGCATCACGGGGCTGTGGGTGCCGTTCGTGATCCTGCAGAACGCGCAGGGCCTCGGCACGACGACCGCCGTGATGTTCTCCTACGGCGAGGGCGGTACGTTCTTCTCCTACATCCTCCCGCACGGCCTGCTGGAGCTGACGGCGATCTTCGTGGCCGCCGCCGCCGGCCTGCGCATCTCGTGGGCGTGGATCGCGCCCGGTGCCCGCACCCGCGGCCAGGCGCTCTCCGAGGACGGGCGCGCGCTCATCACCGTGGCGATGGGGCTCGTGCTCGTGCTGCTGGTCTCCGGGATCATCGAGGGCTTCGTGACCCCGCAGCCGTGGCCCGTGCCGCTCAAGATCGCGATCGGCGCGGTCGCCCTCGGCGCGTTCCTCTTCTACATGGTCGTCGTGGGCGGCCGGGCCGTGCGCGCGGGCGCGACGGGCGACCTCGACGAGTTCGAGGCGGGCGGCCGGCGGATCGTCGCAGGCTGA
- a CDS encoding beta-glucosidase family protein, whose product MDPHDTPTPLDPDVTALEELASRLTLEQKVQLITGRDFWTTWPVEGIGLRRMLVSDGPSGVRGEVWDERSPSLNLPSASALSSSWDTGIAARYGRASAVEARRKGVDVVLGPTINLHRSPYGGRHFEAFSEDPLLTADLAAAYVAGVQENGVGATPKHYVANEYESDRFTADSVVSERALRELYLAAFEKAVVESRAWLVMSSYNSINGTTSTENDLLETPLNSEWGFDGVVVSDWTGVRSVDAARASQDLEMPGPVGAWGDVLLDAVRDGRVPESDIDRKVIRLLRLAARVGALEGFDAVAPAPVAVEDGVAFARTGAAAGTVLVRNAGGILPLDASALRSVAVIGHNAVEARTQGGGSATVIPEHVVTPLDGIRDALGDGVDVRYARGAVVQKGIQELPLAEIRNPRTGEPGALVRFLDADGGEMFTEDRRATTLMYFGGDAPTGTAAVIGITTRWTPATTGEVLAGFSATGRGRVCADGALLREDGAAPAGMDLGASLLSPPSISAPLQATTGQPVDLRVEFELTSAPGGLAGILGITMGIEADESAPERLLDEAVEAATGADVAIVVVGTNAQVESEGFDRDSLALPGRQDELVRRVAAANPRTIVVVNSGSPVLLPWRDDVQALVLAWFGGQEFGGALADVLFGDVEPGGRLPTTWPATEEDVPVRSVTPVDGRVVYDEGIHVGYRAWLRSGATPAYPFGHGLGYTTHAIDDLRVAEDGAGGITATVTVTNTGDRAGKQVVQAYLSRAGSAVDRPVRWLAGFAAVQLEAGASAEVDVAIGARSFAHWDGGWQREPGAFRLHVGTSVVATPLEAEVDPAA is encoded by the coding sequence ATGGACCCGCACGACACCCCCACCCCGCTCGACCCCGACGTGACCGCGCTCGAGGAGCTCGCCTCCCGCCTCACGCTCGAGCAGAAGGTGCAGCTGATCACGGGCCGCGACTTCTGGACCACATGGCCCGTCGAGGGCATCGGCCTCCGCCGCATGCTCGTCTCCGACGGCCCCAGCGGCGTGCGCGGCGAGGTCTGGGACGAGCGGTCCCCGTCGCTCAACCTGCCGTCGGCGTCCGCGCTCTCCTCCAGCTGGGACACCGGGATCGCCGCCCGCTACGGCCGCGCCTCCGCGGTCGAGGCGCGCCGCAAGGGCGTCGACGTCGTGCTCGGCCCGACCATCAACCTGCACCGCTCGCCCTACGGCGGCCGGCACTTCGAGGCGTTCAGCGAGGATCCGCTCCTCACCGCCGACCTCGCCGCCGCCTACGTGGCGGGCGTGCAGGAGAACGGCGTCGGCGCGACCCCCAAGCACTACGTGGCCAACGAGTACGAGTCCGACCGCTTCACGGCCGACAGCGTCGTGTCCGAGCGCGCGCTCCGCGAGCTGTACCTCGCCGCGTTCGAGAAGGCCGTCGTCGAGTCGCGCGCGTGGCTCGTGATGAGCTCGTACAACTCGATCAACGGCACCACCTCGACCGAGAACGACCTGCTCGAGACGCCGCTCAACTCCGAGTGGGGCTTCGACGGAGTCGTGGTGAGCGACTGGACGGGCGTCCGCAGCGTGGACGCCGCGCGCGCCTCGCAGGACCTCGAGATGCCCGGCCCGGTCGGCGCGTGGGGCGACGTGCTCCTCGACGCCGTCCGCGACGGCCGCGTGCCGGAGTCCGACATCGACCGCAAGGTGATCCGCCTGCTGCGACTCGCCGCCCGCGTCGGCGCGCTGGAGGGCTTCGACGCCGTCGCGCCCGCACCCGTCGCGGTCGAGGACGGCGTCGCGTTCGCGCGCACGGGCGCCGCGGCCGGCACCGTGCTGGTGCGCAACGCGGGCGGGATCCTGCCGCTCGACGCCTCCGCGCTCCGCTCCGTGGCGGTCATCGGCCACAACGCCGTCGAGGCGCGCACGCAGGGCGGAGGCAGCGCGACCGTCATCCCCGAGCATGTGGTGACGCCGCTCGACGGGATCCGCGACGCCCTCGGCGACGGCGTGGACGTGCGGTACGCGCGCGGCGCGGTCGTGCAGAAGGGGATCCAGGAGCTGCCGCTCGCGGAGATCCGGAACCCCCGCACGGGCGAGCCCGGCGCCCTCGTGCGCTTCCTCGACGCGGACGGCGGCGAGATGTTCACCGAGGACCGGCGCGCGACGACGCTCATGTACTTCGGCGGCGACGCGCCCACGGGCACGGCGGCCGTCATCGGGATCACGACCCGGTGGACGCCCGCCACCACGGGCGAGGTGCTCGCCGGCTTCAGCGCCACGGGTCGCGGCCGGGTCTGCGCCGACGGCGCCCTCCTCCGCGAGGACGGCGCCGCGCCCGCGGGCATGGACCTCGGTGCGAGCCTCCTGTCCCCGCCCTCCATCTCCGCGCCGCTGCAGGCGACCACGGGACAGCCGGTGGACCTCAGGGTCGAGTTTGAGCTGACCAGCGCGCCCGGCGGCCTCGCCGGGATCCTCGGGATCACGATGGGCATCGAGGCCGACGAGTCGGCGCCCGAGCGCCTGCTGGACGAGGCCGTGGAGGCGGCGACCGGCGCGGACGTCGCGATCGTCGTCGTCGGCACCAACGCGCAGGTCGAGTCCGAGGGCTTCGACCGCGACTCGCTCGCGCTCCCCGGCCGCCAGGACGAGCTGGTGCGCCGCGTCGCCGCCGCGAACCCCCGCACGATCGTGGTCGTCAACTCCGGATCCCCCGTGCTCCTCCCCTGGCGCGACGACGTGCAGGCGCTCGTCCTCGCGTGGTTCGGCGGCCAGGAGTTCGGCGGCGCCCTCGCCGACGTGCTGTTCGGCGACGTCGAGCCCGGCGGACGCCTCCCCACGACGTGGCCCGCGACCGAGGAGGACGTGCCCGTGCGCTCGGTGACGCCGGTCGACGGGAGGGTGGTCTACGACGAGGGGATCCACGTCGGCTACCGCGCCTGGCTCCGCTCGGGCGCGACCCCGGCGTACCCGTTCGGCCACGGCCTCGGCTACACGACCCACGCGATCGACGACCTGCGCGTCGCCGAGGACGGTGCCGGCGGGATCACCGCCACCGTCACCGTGACGAACACGGGCGACCGCGCCGGCAAGCAGGTCGTGCAGGCCTACCTGTCGCGCGCGGGATCCGCGGTCGACCGGCCGGTCCGCTGGCTCGCGGGCTTCGCGGCCGTGCAGCTCGAGGCCGGCGCGTCCGCGGAGGTCGACGTCGCGATCGGCGCGCGGTCCTTCGCCCACTGGGACGGCGGCTGGCAGCGCGAGCCCGGCGCGTTCCGCCTGCACGTGGGCACCTCGGTCGTGGCGACGCCGCTGGAGGCCGAGGTGGATCCCGCGGCCTGA
- a CDS encoding MFS transporter yields MPIALLGLFVALLPPIIVSLALKVAEVAPDSTAGTLSLVLGLGALVALVVNPLAGRLSDRTPGRFGMRRPWIFGGVVLGYGALYLLTQATTVLALVGAWMLVRGCFNAAIAALIAVMADSARPRNRGRVAAAVGVAQNGSLVVGTFIVQLFTTTTQQVLVPGAIGVIVVVAFALVFRDRVLTERPTARLGVREVLGSFVFDPRRNPDFGWAWLMRFLLTAGAVTATNYLAFYLIDDLGVAQDDVANAVFVATLFTVIGVVSTTFVAGWLSDRLGRRKVFVAAAALVAVVGLVILALAPTLAVVYVAQLVIGAGIGSFYAVDLALITDVLPSDADNGKDLGVVNIAQALPQSLVPTAASGVVAVAGYPGLFLAGAAAGLLGAVAAFRVKGVR; encoded by the coding sequence ATGCCCATCGCGCTCCTCGGCCTCTTCGTGGCCCTGCTGCCGCCCATCATCGTGTCGCTCGCGCTCAAGGTGGCGGAGGTCGCGCCCGACAGCACCGCCGGCACCCTCAGCCTCGTGCTCGGCCTCGGCGCGCTCGTCGCCCTCGTGGTGAACCCGCTCGCCGGCCGCCTCTCCGACCGCACGCCCGGCCGCTTCGGCATGCGCCGCCCGTGGATCTTCGGCGGCGTCGTGCTCGGCTACGGCGCGCTGTACCTGCTCACCCAGGCCACCACCGTGCTCGCGCTCGTGGGCGCCTGGATGCTCGTGCGGGGCTGCTTCAACGCCGCCATCGCCGCGCTCATCGCCGTGATGGCCGACTCCGCCCGCCCGCGCAACCGCGGCCGGGTCGCCGCCGCCGTCGGCGTCGCGCAGAACGGCTCGCTCGTGGTCGGCACCTTCATCGTGCAGCTGTTCACGACCACGACGCAGCAGGTGCTCGTGCCGGGCGCGATCGGCGTGATCGTCGTCGTCGCCTTCGCGCTCGTCTTCCGCGACCGCGTGCTCACCGAGCGGCCGACCGCGCGCCTCGGCGTGAGGGAGGTGCTCGGGTCCTTCGTGTTCGACCCGCGCCGGAACCCCGACTTCGGCTGGGCCTGGCTCATGCGCTTCCTCCTCACGGCCGGTGCCGTGACGGCCACGAACTACCTCGCCTTCTACCTCATCGACGACCTCGGCGTCGCGCAGGACGACGTCGCGAACGCCGTCTTCGTCGCGACGCTCTTCACCGTGATCGGCGTCGTCTCCACCACCTTCGTGGCCGGGTGGCTGAGCGACCGGCTCGGCCGCCGCAAGGTGTTCGTGGCCGCCGCGGCGCTCGTCGCGGTCGTGGGCCTCGTGATCCTCGCCCTCGCGCCCACCCTCGCCGTCGTCTACGTCGCGCAGCTCGTGATCGGCGCGGGCATCGGCTCGTTCTACGCGGTCGACCTCGCGCTCATCACCGACGTCCTGCCGAGCGACGCCGACAACGGCAAGGACCTGGGCGTCGTCAACATCGCCCAGGCGCTCCCGCAGTCGCTCGTGCCGACCGCCGCGAGCGGGGTGGTGGCGGTCGCCGGCTACCCGGGCCTCTTCCTCGCGGGCGCCGCGGCCGGCCTGCTCGGCGCGGTCGCCGCGTTCCGCGTGAAGGGCGTCCGATGA
- a CDS encoding TetR/AcrR family transcriptional regulator — MAVDEGPRRYAKGAARRREILEAALALIAERGYSASSLQEIADAVGISKAGVLHYFDSREALIAAVLEERDAHSAADYRQAVPDGDPADMVGMLLRASSHNAATPGLVALYSRLVVDAAGAEHPAHAYIADRYARVVGAMADQVRALDVELPGGMDAEAFARVAVAVSDGLQLQWSYRPEIDMRDALERAIRALSGGALPVPSADPAAATA; from the coding sequence ATGGCAGTCGACGAGGGTCCGCGGCGGTACGCCAAGGGCGCCGCCCGGCGCCGCGAGATCCTCGAGGCGGCGCTGGCCCTCATCGCCGAGCGCGGCTACTCCGCGTCATCGCTGCAGGAGATCGCCGACGCCGTGGGCATCAGCAAGGCCGGCGTGCTGCACTACTTCGACTCGCGGGAGGCGCTCATCGCCGCCGTGCTCGAGGAGCGCGACGCCCACTCCGCCGCCGACTACCGCCAGGCGGTGCCCGACGGGGATCCCGCGGACATGGTCGGCATGCTCCTCCGCGCGAGCTCGCACAACGCCGCGACGCCCGGCCTCGTCGCGCTGTACTCGCGGCTCGTCGTGGACGCGGCCGGTGCCGAGCATCCCGCGCACGCGTACATCGCCGACCGCTACGCCCGCGTTGTCGGCGCGATGGCCGACCAGGTGCGCGCGCTCGACGTCGAGCTGCCCGGCGGAATGGATGCGGAGGCGTTCGCGCGCGTCGCGGTCGCGGTGAGCGACGGCCTGCAGCTGCAGTGGAGCTACCGGCCCGAGATCGACATGCGCGACGCGCTCGAGCGGGCGATCCGCGCGCTCAGCGGCGGGGCGCTCCCCGTGCCGTCGGCGGATCCGGCCGCCGCGACCGCCTGA
- a CDS encoding DUF58 domain-containing protein, which yields MALTGRTVALLLLGIAPLVALGDGSDAAYALLAGWILLVALLVATDLALAASPRAVALERVLPARIRLDEAGESVLLVTNRGSRTLRGVVRDAWQPSAGASSTRDRVRIPAGERRAIRLSLTPTRRGERRTERVTIRSAGPLGLAARQATLLSPGAVRVLPPFRSRRHLPSRLARMRELDGRTALMVRGQGTEFDSLRDYVRGDDVRSIDWRATARRQDVVVRTWRPERDRRVVLVLDTGRTAAGRIRDETRLDTAFEASLLLAALATRSGDRVDMVAHDRRVRARVRAGSGGDVVSRMVDALAPVDPELLETDWTAVPALVRRIVSQRSLVVLLTAIDSPGSTRALLQALPQLTRTHHVLVAAVVDPGLAERAADRSGRAAVYRAAAAERALLDVARVEAAVRRLGADVVTGAPADLPPALADRYIRLKATGRL from the coding sequence ATGGCCCTCACCGGACGCACGGTCGCGCTCCTCCTCCTGGGGATCGCGCCGCTCGTCGCGCTCGGCGACGGGTCGGACGCGGCCTACGCGCTCCTCGCGGGGTGGATCCTCCTGGTCGCCCTGCTGGTGGCGACGGACCTCGCCCTCGCCGCGAGCCCGCGGGCCGTGGCGCTCGAGCGCGTGCTGCCCGCGCGGATCCGCCTCGACGAGGCGGGCGAGAGCGTGCTGCTCGTGACGAACCGCGGATCCCGCACCCTGCGCGGCGTGGTGCGCGACGCCTGGCAGCCGTCCGCGGGCGCGTCCTCCACGCGCGACCGGGTGCGGATCCCCGCCGGCGAGCGCCGCGCGATCCGCCTCTCCCTCACGCCGACCCGTCGCGGCGAGCGCCGCACCGAGCGCGTGACGATCCGCTCGGCCGGCCCGCTCGGCCTCGCCGCGCGCCAGGCGACGCTCCTCTCCCCCGGCGCCGTGCGCGTGCTGCCGCCGTTCCGCTCGCGCCGCCACCTGCCCTCGCGCCTCGCCCGGATGCGCGAGCTCGACGGCCGGACCGCCCTCATGGTGCGCGGCCAGGGCACCGAGTTCGACAGCCTGCGCGACTACGTGCGCGGCGACGACGTGCGCTCCATCGACTGGCGTGCGACCGCCCGGCGCCAGGACGTGGTCGTCCGCACCTGGCGGCCCGAGCGCGACCGGCGCGTGGTGCTCGTGCTCGACACGGGCCGCACGGCCGCGGGCCGGATCCGGGACGAGACGCGCCTCGACACCGCGTTCGAGGCGTCGCTGCTGCTCGCGGCGCTCGCCACGCGCTCGGGCGACCGGGTGGACATGGTGGCGCACGACCGCCGCGTCCGCGCGCGCGTGCGGGCCGGATCCGGCGGGGACGTGGTCTCGCGCATGGTCGACGCCCTCGCGCCCGTGGACCCGGAGCTCCTCGAGACCGACTGGACGGCCGTGCCCGCGCTCGTGCGCCGCATCGTGTCGCAGCGCTCGCTCGTGGTGCTGCTCACCGCCATCGACTCCCCCGGCAGCACGCGCGCGCTCCTGCAGGCGCTGCCGCAGCTGACGCGCACGCACCACGTGCTCGTGGCCGCGGTGGTGGATCCCGGCCTCGCCGAGCGCGCCGCCGACCGCTCAGGCCGCGCCGCCGTCTACCGCGCGGCCGCCGCCGAGCGCGCGCTCCTCGACGTCGCGCGCGTGGAGGCCGCGGTGCGCCGGCTCGGGGCGGACGTCGTCACGGGCGCGCCGGCGGACCTGCCGCCCGCGCTGGCCGACCGCTACATCCGGCTGAAGGCGACCGGGCGGCTCTGA
- a CDS encoding AAA family ATPase, which yields MTDDLRTSLLAVRTEVGKAVVGQDGAVTGMIIALLARGHVLLEGVPGVAKTLLVRALSEALRLDTARVQFTPDLMPGDITGSLVYDSREGAFSFRRGPVFTSILLADEINRTPPKTQSALLEAMEERQVTVDGESHALPDPFLVAATQNPVEYEGTYTLPEAQLDRFLLKLVLDLPEREAEVEVLRRHSTGFDPRDLHAAGVRPVLDADGLRRAQAAVHEVRVGADVLAYMVDLARATRRSPSVQLGVSPRGSTSLLAASRAWAWLSGFDAVTPDHVQEMVLPVLRHRIALRPEAELEGVFVDAVLRGVMAQVQVPI from the coding sequence ATGACCGACGACCTCCGCACCAGCCTGCTCGCCGTCCGGACCGAGGTCGGGAAGGCCGTCGTCGGCCAGGACGGCGCCGTGACCGGCATGATCATCGCCCTCCTCGCCCGCGGCCACGTCCTCCTCGAGGGCGTGCCCGGCGTCGCGAAGACGCTGCTCGTCCGCGCGCTCAGCGAGGCCCTCCGCCTCGACACCGCGCGCGTGCAGTTCACGCCCGACCTCATGCCGGGCGACATCACCGGATCCCTCGTCTACGACTCCCGCGAGGGCGCGTTCTCGTTCCGCCGCGGGCCGGTGTTCACGAGCATCCTGCTGGCGGACGAGATCAACCGCACGCCGCCCAAGACGCAGTCGGCGCTGCTCGAGGCGATGGAGGAGCGGCAGGTCACGGTCGACGGCGAGAGCCACGCCCTGCCGGATCCCTTCCTCGTCGCGGCCACGCAGAACCCCGTCGAGTACGAGGGCACCTACACGCTGCCCGAGGCGCAGCTCGACCGCTTCCTGCTGAAGCTCGTGCTCGACCTCCCGGAGCGCGAGGCCGAGGTCGAGGTGCTCCGCCGGCACTCGACCGGCTTCGACCCGCGGGACCTCCACGCGGCGGGCGTGCGGCCCGTGCTCGACGCCGACGGCCTCCGCCGCGCGCAGGCCGCCGTGCACGAGGTGCGCGTGGGCGCGGATGTGCTCGCCTACATGGTCGACCTGGCGCGGGCGACCCGCCGCTCGCCGTCGGTGCAGCTCGGGGTGTCGCCGCGCGGATCCACGAGCCTCCTGGCCGCGAGCCGCGCGTGGGCGTGGCTGAGCGGCTTCGACGCCGTGACCCCCGACCACGTGCAGGAGATGGTGCTGCCGGTGCTCCGCCACCGCATCGCGCTGCGGCCCGAGGCGGAGCTCGAGGGCGTGTTCGTCGACGCCGTGCTCCGCGGGGTCATGGCGCAGGTGCAGGTGCCGATCTAG